The DNA segment TCAAGGTAAAATGTATAATTACCTGCATAAGGTGTCAGTTTACCCTTGCGTGACTCTACAATTTTATTGACCACTTTATCCAGGAAATATCTATCGTGCGAAACGATAACTATGGCACCTTCAAAGCTTAATAAATAAGTTTCCAGCCACTTAATGGAAGGTAAATCCATGTGGTTGGTAGGTTCATCCAGTAACAGGATATCTGGTGTTTGCAGCAGGATCTTGGCCAGCATTACGCGCATCCGCCAACCCCCCGAAAAGGTATTCAAGGGTCTGTGCTGATCCTGGGTACTAAAACCAAGACCTGCGAGGATTTCGTTGGCACGGTATTCAATGTTATAGCCATCAAGTGCTTCAAACTCCTGTTGCTTGTCGCTCAGTTTATTTAAAACTTCTTCAGAATAATCAGTCTCAATTTTTTTTAAAAGTGCTTCAATCTCATCATGTAGCTGGTTTTGGCGTTCAAAAGCCTCCATTGCTACATGTAAAATGCTATGATGCGAATCATAAGAAAGCAGATCCTGGTTGAGGTAGCCGATCTTGAGGTCTTTCGACATAGAAATCGTTCCCGAAGAAGGTGCATATTCGCCAACAATTATTTTTAATAGTGTAGATTTTCCTGTTCCATTGGCACCAATCAGTCCAATTCTCTCTCCCGGTTTAATGTGCCAGTCTGCTTCGTCGTATAATGCCCTGGAGCCCAGCAGGAATGTTAAGTCGTTTATTGAAATCATTTGGCTGCAAAAATACAACTTTGCAGGTAAAAATGAGGGAATTAGATTGCCTGAATCGCAAATTTGTGCCATTTTTTTTATCTTTGCAGCATGTATCAGCTCATTAAACCTATATTTTTCCGGTTCGATCCTGAAAAAGTGCATTATTTTGTTGTGAAAAGATTAAAATGGTTTCATGATCATTTTCCGCTGGGGAAGACAATTTTGCGTAGCAGCTTTGATGTTAACATTAAAGGACTGGAACGGGAGGTTTTTGGCATTAAATTCAAAAATCCAGTAGGTCTGGCTGCGGGCTTCGACAAAAACGGGGAATATATTGAAGCTTTGAGTGACCTGGGCTTTGGTTTTATAGAGGTAGGTACGGTAACGCCTTTACCTCAACCGGGGAACGATAAACCAAGAATGTTTCGTCTGGAAGAAGATAGTGCGCTGATCAACAGGATGGGATTTAACAACAAAGGGGTGGATACACTTGCTGAAAGGTTAAGGTTGCTGAGAGGTAAACATAAAGATATTGTTGTTGGTGGTAACATTGGAAAAAATAAGAATACCCCCAACGAGGATGCTGTTAGTGATTATGTCAAATGTTTTGACCGTTTGTTTGATGTAGTTGATTATTTTGTAGTGAATGTAAGTTCGCCCAATACGCCTGGTTTAAGAGCATTGCAGGAGAAGGAACCACTAATGAACCTGTTAAATACCCTGCAGCAGCGAAATCAGAAGGATGGCATTTCCAGGCCGATCTTATTGAAAATTGCACCTGATCTGACCAATGAGCAGCTGGATGATATTGTAGAGATTGTAATGCATACAGGGATTGCAGGAGTTATTGCTACCAACACTACCATAGACAGGAACGGTTTATATACTGCTGAAAAAGTAACAAATGAAGCCGGCGGCTTAAGTGGTAAACCTTTGACAATACGTTCTACCGAGGTGATTAAATATCTGTCGGACAAATCAAATAAAGCTTTTCCGATTATAGGTGTAGGTGGGATTCATTCCCCACAGGATGCCAAAGATAAATTGGAG comes from the Pedobacter heparinus DSM 2366 genome and includes:
- a CDS encoding quinone-dependent dihydroorotate dehydrogenase; protein product: MYQLIKPIFFRFDPEKVHYFVVKRLKWFHDHFPLGKTILRSSFDVNIKGLEREVFGIKFKNPVGLAAGFDKNGEYIEALSDLGFGFIEVGTVTPLPQPGNDKPRMFRLEEDSALINRMGFNNKGVDTLAERLRLLRGKHKDIVVGGNIGKNKNTPNEDAVSDYVKCFDRLFDVVDYFVVNVSSPNTPGLRALQEKEPLMNLLNTLQQRNQKDGISRPILLKIAPDLTNEQLDDIVEIVMHTGIAGVIATNTTIDRNGLYTAEKVTNEAGGLSGKPLTIRSTEVIKYLSDKSNKAFPIIGVGGIHSPQDAKDKLEAGASLVQLYTGFIYEGPAIVKRICKELLVK